One Rouxiella sp. S1S-2 genomic window, ATTAAAATTGAGCGGCTATTTTGCAGATTGAGCGGTTGTTTAGGTATCAGGTGTTGACCTGATTTAATTGAGCGGGTGAATTGATTGCAGAAGCTTTAGGCTATTTGTTGTATAATTCTCAAATAACCCCTTGCTGAAAAGTAGAAAATAATGACAATTCGAGCCATGCAATATCCCGTATCTAAAAGGATTCTATTGGTCGAAGATCATTCTTTACTCAGCGACGGTATTACCCAGCTTATCTCTGCGGTGCCTGATTACGAGGTGGTGGGCGTGGTGGCCGATGGGCTAAAGGTGTACGCAGCCTGTCAGCAGCTGCAACCTGATTTGGTCATTCTCGATTTGGGATTGCCAGGCATGGACGGCAACGACGTTATTCATCAGCTTAAACAGCGCTGGCCTGATTTGACCATTATTGTTCTCACCGCCGACAATAACGAACACCGCGCTAAAGCCGCGCTGGGAGCCGGCGCTATTTCCTATATTCTCAAAAGAAGCCCTCAGCAAACCCTGCTCTCGGCGCTTCAACTGGCTGCGGTAGGGCGTTCATACATCGACCCCTCCCTTGACGAGCAGCAAATTATCAAAACCGATCAGCCCCTTGACGGTCAGGTAC contains:
- a CDS encoding two component system response regulator, coding for MQYPVSKRILLVEDHSLLSDGITQLISAVPDYEVVGVVADGLKVYAACQQLQPDLVILDLGLPGMDGNDVIHQLKQRWPDLTIIVLTADNNEHRAKAALGAGAISYILKRSPQQTLLSALQLAAVGRSYIDPSLDEQQIIKTDQPLDGQVRLTVRERQILKLIAEGSRNRDIAECLKITVKTVETHRLNLMRKLDAHSAVELTNWAIRLGIHSY